Within the Cotesia glomerata isolate CgM1 linkage group LG6, MPM_Cglom_v2.3, whole genome shotgun sequence genome, the region tatatctttaaaaatgtcaatagttcaaaagatacaatgtcatttcttaattattgacatttttaaagatataagcgcatcccgatgttacactcatcaagacctttcatttgagtgcccacatgcattttcatatatttttcatatgttcatatattcatatatatgatatatataaatatataaaatatatgaaaaattgatgtgggtactcaaataaaaggtctcgatgagtgtaacatcgggatgagcttatatcttcaaaaatgtcaatagttcacgaggaaggtaatttcttaattatgtatctagagatagagtatttttgtagcctaaatacttatcataatagaCTATTGGTAAGATGaaaatgaaaccttgaaaacgCACAACTTCAaaacctttgcaatgacactaaagttcacaaaaaaaaaccaattttatcatatgaatatcctggacacaaaatttttcttattatcttaataatatttattattattattattttaattataattataaaatcactgTCAAggccatttatttatttatatattcttcACACAGAAAGAAGAAAACAACAATGACTgtgctaaataaaaaatgtaatagtAGTAcaattacttataaataatgtgTTTGATAAATGCTAAAGAAATGAAGATTAATCCATTAATTTGcgggaaaattataaaatattaatgaccCGAAGAAGGAGAGAGTTATAAAGATGAAAAGATAGAAAGGGAATTGTAACACGTATCTTCTCTGCACTGCATCTCTTCTCCCACGATAAGCAGTGCAGAGAGCACTTTCTATTTCCTTAACTCTCAGTAAAGTACAGCTGGAATTACCTTTaggtaattgtttttttttctcagctacTTGACTCTTCAAAAGAAGACAACGACGCAGCAATTATCTTTTTTATGAAGTAAACAaacataatcataaaaaatagtattttggTGATGGATTGGTGAACAAGTAATCCAGAtccttatttattattattacacgcGAGTTGTATAATATAACTGCgtataaagtgaaaataagtACTCATAATAGAAagtaattattacttatttagCTCCAGCTATTAATATTACACCTTATTTcactaaataatattattagtgCAAACACTCTTGCTTATCGGTACTTATCACtcgacataatttttattacttgtaGCTGTTAAAATGTGTAATAATTACCGGCTATggcttaatattaattttattataaattataaattataattttaacatattagaaaaaaatttcgggGAGAAGAAAGACCAAAATTACAGGaagtaattttcttcaataaaaaaaaattgttctaaaaattaggttactttttttttactgattttaaattttgataaaattatcaagattaaaaattaatgaataatttagcATGAATTTCTAGTGAATAAAACTAaagagttaataaattaacgattgtttttaaataaaataaaatatacaaatacatgcaTGAAGAATAGTTGAACATTATGGAATATTAATATGCCTGAAGCGCAATTTCTCTGGGTCATGGTCGTTGTGGGATCTACGAATCCTCGTATTTTATATCTTACatcttttttcttcattattgtTAGTTCTCTCTCTAAATAAGCATATGTATATGATAATCACACACATACAAAGTGAGTAAGTCTGACAAAGACATTGAGACAGAAAGACGGAACAACATGTGCCTGTACTACTGCCGTCACATTTCTTCCCCACTCGATCCTACTGGTACTCACTTCCTTCCTTCCCTTTGATATTTTCTCACCTCAGTATATATATAAGCCCGCTCATCTCAAATATATATAACAGTAAGGATACATCTTCGGTGTCATCAAGTGCATCTTTGTACGGTTCATTGTAAAATGACATCAAGATTTAttgtaagattttttttgcttcaaaTATCATCAAGCTTCGtagcttttaatttttttataaagtaaaaattaaaagaaattaagtTATGaagtttgataataaataatattatcaaaaaagcgatgtctttattaaattactttttatttcttcccaTAGATTCTTCTAATAGTGTCAATTAGTTTTAAAACTGTCACTGCAACGTTTGGAAATGAAcagtaagtaattttatttttttttttaaacaattttttcaaatttcaaccttgcagtcactataaatatatattttaatttttataaataaataaaattttgctttaataaataattacttttgttaaatttcactgtactttgttaaatattgacgtttttaaagatataagctcatcccgatgttacactcatcaagagctttcatttgagtacccacatgcatttttgatatatttttcatatatacatatgtataatatatataaaatatataaatatatgaaaaaattgatgtgggtactcaaatgaaaggtcttgatgagtgtaacatcggtatgagtttatatctttaaaaatgtcaatattttacaagatacaaggtcattttttaattattgatatttttaaagatataagctcattccgatattatactcatcaagagatttcatttgagtaccctcatgcatttttgatatatttttcatattttcatatatacaatatatataaatatatgaaaaattgatgtggatattCAAAtgcaaatgaaaggtcttgatgagtgtaatgtcgggatgagcttatatctttaaaaatgtcaatagttcacaagatacaaggtcatttcttaattattattaaaattatttcagcgTACATATAAGGATACacttgaaagaaaaagaaagcCATGATAGTCATGGACCACCAGGAGGAGGTGGAGGTGATCATATTGAAATGAGTGGCCCAGGAGGCGGCTGGAGTGGTGCAGGTGGAGGCGGAGGTGGTGGATACGGAGGAGGTGGAtttggtggtggtggtggtcaTGGAGGAGGAGGAGGTGGATTTGGAGGTGGTCATGGAGGAGGTGGATTTGGTGGTGGTGGTCACGGTGGCGGACACGGTGGTGATTTTGGAGGATCTGGAGGTGACTCTTTTGGAGGATACGGAGATTCTGGAGGCGATTTTGGTGGGCATGGAGGTGGTGGATTTGGTGGATCTGATTCACATGGTTCTGGAGGTGATTTTGGAGGTCACGGAGGAGGCGGAGGTGGATCTGGAGGATTTGGAGACTCTGGTCATGGAGGAGATAGTTACGGACCACCATCGTCTAGTTATGGACCACCATCATCAGGCCATGGAGGACCACCTTCTTCAAGTTATGGAGCACCATCATCAGGCCATGGAGGACCACCTTCTTCAAGTTATGGAGCACCATCATCAGGCCATGGAGGACCACCTTCTTCAAGTTATGGAGCACCATCATCAGGCCATGGATCACCATCGTCTAGTTATGGAGTACCATCATcaggtggtggtggtggtggagGAGGAGGATGGTCATCATCAGGTGGTGGAGGAGGCGGAGGAGGAGGATGGTCATCATCAGGTGGTGGAGGTGGAGGAGGTGGAGGATGGTCAGCATCGGGAGGTGGAGGAGCACCATCGTCTAGTTATGGAGCACCCTCATCAGGCCATGGAGGAGGAGCTCCTTCTTCAAGCTATGGAGCACCACCATCATCAAGTTATGGAGCACCATCGTCTAGTTATGGAGCGCCATCATCAGGTGgcggaggaggaggaggaggaggaggatgGTCATCATCAGGAGGTGGAGGCTTCTCATCAGGTCACGGAGGATCGCCATCTTCAAGTTATGGAGCACCACCATCTTCAAGTTATGGAGCACCTCCATCACAAAGTTATGGACCTCCTTCTACTAGTTATGGAGTACCTTCTTCAGGATTTGGAAGCAGgttagatattttataatttaaattaaccaa harbors:
- the LOC123267575 gene encoding loricrin-like isoform X2; protein product: MTSRFIILLIVSISFKTVTATFGNEHVHIRIHLKEKESHDSHGPPGGGGGDHIEMSGPGGGWSGAGGGGGGGYGGGGFGGGGGHGGGGGGFGGGHGGGGFGGGGHGGGHGGDFGGSGGDSFGGYGDSGGDFGGHGGGGFGGSDSHGSGGDFGGHGGGGGGSGGFGDSGHGGDSYGPPSSSYGPPSSGHGGPPSSSYGAPSSGHGGGAPSSSYGAPPSSSYGAPSSSYGAPSSGGGGGGGGGGWSSSGGGGFSSGHGGSPSSSYGAPPSSSYGAPPSQSYGPPSTSYGVPSSGFGSSGHGGSSSGFGGHGSSGGYSGGGGGGGGGGGHGGFSSSFGGGSSSYSGGHGSSGGYSSEGHGSSGGYSSGGHGSSSFSSGFSGSDSYSSGGSGGSFSGYHKK
- the LOC123267575 gene encoding glycine-rich protein DOT1-like isoform X5 — encoded protein: MTSRFIILLIVSISFKTVTATFGNEHVHIRIHLKEKESHDSHGPPGGGGGDHIEMSGPGGGWSGAGGGGGGGYGGGGFGGGGGHGGGGGGFGGGHGGGGFGGGGHGGGHGGDFGGSGGDSFGGYGDSGGDFGGHGGGGFGGSDSHGSGGDFGGHGGGGGGSGGFGDSGHGGDSYGPPSSSYGPPSSSYGAPSSGHGSPSSSYGVPSSGGGGGGWSSSGGGGFSSGHGGSPSSSYGAPPSSSYGAPPSQSYGPPSTSYGVPSSGFGSSGHGGSSSGFGGHGSSGGYSGGGGGGGGGGGHGGFSSSFGGGSSSYSGGHGSSGGYSSEGHGSSGGYSSGGHGSSSFSSGFSGSDSYSSGGSGGSFSGYHKK
- the LOC123267575 gene encoding translation initiation factor IF-2-like isoform X1; translation: MTSRFIILLIVSISFKTVTATFGNEHVHIRIHLKEKESHDSHGPPGGGGGDHIEMSGPGGGWSGAGGGGGGGYGGGGFGGGGGHGGGGGGFGGGHGGGGFGGGGHGGGHGGDFGGSGGDSFGGYGDSGGDFGGHGGGGFGGSDSHGSGGDFGGHGGGGGGSGGFGDSGHGGDSYGPPSSSYGPPSSSYGAPSSGHGSPSSSYGHHRLVMEHPHQAMEEELLLQAMEHHHHQVMEHHRLVMERHHQVAEEEEEEEDGHHQEVEASHQVTEDRHLQVMEHHHLQVMEHLHHKVMDLLLLVMEYLLQDLEAVGMEAVHLDLEVTEVLEVILEEEEEEEVEVVTVDFHQVSVVDLQVILEVMVVLEDILLKVTVVLEDILLEVTAVLLSLLDSVALILTLQVVAVVAFQDITKSKSCVYIS
- the LOC123267575 gene encoding loricrin-like isoform X4 codes for the protein MTSRFIILLIVSISFKTVTATFGNEHVHIRIHLKEKESHDSHGPPGGGGGDHIEMSGPGGGWSGAGGGGGGGYGGGGFGGGGGHGGGGGGFGGGHGGGGFGGGGHGGGHGGDFGGSGGDSFGGYGDSGGDFGGHGGGGFGGSDSHGSGGDFGGHGGGGGGSGGFGDSGHGGDSYGPPSSSYGPPSSGHGGPPSSSYGAPSSGHGGGAPSSSYGAPPSSSYGAPSSGGGGGGWSSSGGGGFSSGHGGSPSSSYGAPPSSSYGAPPSQSYGPPSTSYGVPSSGFGSSGHGGSSSGFGGHGSSGGYSGGGGGGGGGGGHGGFSSSFGGGSSSYSGGHGSSGGYSSEGHGSSGGYSSGGHGSSSFSSGFSGSDSYSSGGSGGSFSGYHKK
- the LOC123267575 gene encoding loricrin-like isoform X3, which codes for MTSRFIILLIVSISFKTVTATFGNEHVHIRIHLKEKESHDSHGPPGGGGGDHIEMSGPGGGWSGAGGGGGGGYGGGGFGGGGGHGGGGGGFGGGHGGGGFGGGGHGGGHGGDFGGSGGDSFGGYGDSGGDFGGHGGGGFGGSDSHGSGGDFGGHGGGGGGSGGFGDSGHGGDSYGPPSSSYGPPSSSYGAPSSGHGGGAPSSSYGAPPSSSYGAPSSSYGAPSSGGGGGGGGGGWSSSGGGGFSSGHGGSPSSSYGAPPSSSYGAPPSQSYGPPSTSYGVPSSGFGSSGHGGSSSGFGGHGSSGGYSGGGGGGGGGGGHGGFSSSFGGGSSSYSGGHGSSGGYSSEGHGSSGGYSSGGHGSSSFSSGFSGSDSYSSGGSGGSFSGYHKK